One genomic region from Leifsonia poae encodes:
- the otsA gene encoding alpha,alpha-trehalose-phosphate synthase (UDP-forming) — protein sequence MIVSNRLPVDRVTDDDGTASWRPSPGGLVAALQPVMQAEDGVWIGWAGVADEDFEPFEADGISIHPVRLSEQELQEYYEGFSNDTLWPLYHDVIAPPSYHREWWDAYVRVNQRFADAAAGEAAKGAVVWVHDYQLQLVPAMLRAARPDLVIGFFNHIPFPPYGIYSQLPWRRQIIDGLLGADVIGFQRVADAGNFSRAVRRLRGFETRGPIIEVPIDTDDPEAGSHRHVTTNRHGGLARTVLARQFPISIDAEQYQSMARRPEIQERARQIREELGNPSKIMLGVDRLDYTKGIGHRLKAFGELLAQNRISVDDVALIQVASPSRERVETYRQLRDEIELTVGRINGDYATLGHTAVSYLHHGYPKEEMVALYLAADVMLVTALRDGMNLVAKEYVATRVDDDGVLVLSEFAGASDELRQALLINPHDIEGLKDSIMQAIDMPKRERTRRMRALRKRVLTNDVAKWSASFLDALTRSAHGDHPLQNPPVNRR from the coding sequence CTGATCGTCTCGAACCGTCTACCGGTCGATCGCGTCACCGATGACGACGGCACCGCGTCGTGGCGGCCGTCTCCCGGCGGTCTCGTCGCGGCCCTCCAGCCGGTGATGCAGGCCGAGGACGGCGTGTGGATCGGCTGGGCGGGCGTCGCCGACGAGGATTTCGAGCCGTTCGAGGCCGATGGCATCAGCATCCACCCGGTGAGGCTCAGCGAGCAGGAGCTGCAGGAGTACTACGAAGGCTTCTCGAACGACACGCTCTGGCCCCTGTACCACGATGTGATCGCCCCGCCGAGCTATCACCGCGAATGGTGGGACGCCTATGTACGCGTGAACCAGCGCTTCGCGGATGCGGCCGCCGGCGAGGCCGCGAAGGGCGCGGTCGTCTGGGTGCACGACTACCAGCTCCAGCTGGTTCCCGCGATGCTGCGCGCGGCGCGGCCAGACCTCGTGATCGGCTTCTTCAACCACATCCCCTTCCCTCCCTACGGCATCTACTCCCAGTTGCCGTGGCGCCGCCAGATCATCGACGGCCTGCTCGGCGCCGACGTGATCGGCTTCCAGCGCGTCGCCGACGCCGGCAACTTCTCGCGGGCCGTGCGGCGACTGCGTGGTTTCGAGACCCGCGGCCCCATCATCGAGGTTCCGATCGACACCGACGACCCGGAGGCCGGCTCCCACCGGCACGTGACGACGAACCGTCACGGCGGGCTCGCCCGCACGGTGCTCGCCCGGCAGTTCCCGATCTCGATCGACGCCGAGCAGTACCAGTCGATGGCCCGCCGCCCGGAGATCCAGGAGCGCGCGCGGCAGATTCGCGAAGAGCTCGGCAACCCCTCCAAGATCATGCTCGGGGTCGATCGGCTCGACTACACGAAAGGCATCGGCCACCGCCTCAAAGCGTTCGGCGAGCTGCTCGCCCAGAACCGGATCTCGGTCGACGATGTCGCGCTCATCCAGGTGGCGAGCCCCAGCCGGGAACGCGTGGAGACCTACCGCCAGCTGCGCGACGAGATCGAGCTGACGGTCGGTCGAATCAACGGCGACTACGCGACGCTCGGTCATACGGCGGTCTCGTACCTGCACCACGGTTACCCCAAAGAGGAGATGGTGGCGCTCTACCTGGCTGCCGATGTGATGCTCGTCACCGCGCTCCGCGACGGGATGAACCTCGTCGCCAAAGAGTATGTGGCCACGCGCGTCGACGACGACGGCGTGCTGGTGCTCAGCGAATTCGCCGGGGCGAGCGACGAGCTGCGTCAGGCCCTCCTGATCAACCCGCACGACATCGAGGGGCTCAAAGACTCCATCATGCAGGCGATCGACATGCCCAAGCGGGAACGCACGAGGCGGATGCGTGCCCTGCGCAAGCGGGTGCTCACGAACGACGTGGCCAAATGGTCCGCGTCGTTCCTCGACGCTCTCACGCGGAGCGCCCACGGAGACCACCCGTTGCAGAATCCCCCCGTCAACCGGCGCTGA
- the otsB gene encoding trehalose-phosphatase, with product MTETAPPSSTECAIALADAVKTLAGAERLLIALDFDGTLAPFVDRPKAARALPESTAALTRLERMPQTWVAFVSGRPLSSLEIVTEADEDALLIGSHGVEIRFGRDGVSLDLSAEESATLARLGEVLGALVEATPGTRLEVKPVGFGVHYRLLEAGAGADVVAAASRAAAGVSGSLTVRDGKDIVEFSVRGADKGDGIERLREYTGATAVLFAGDDVTDEDGFRVLRPGDGDVGVKVGDGDSAAQYRVTDEKAISALLTLLADARAAHR from the coding sequence ATGACCGAAACCGCTCCTCCCAGCTCCACCGAGTGCGCCATCGCGCTCGCCGACGCCGTCAAGACGCTCGCGGGCGCCGAGCGGCTCCTGATCGCCCTCGACTTCGACGGAACCCTCGCCCCGTTCGTCGACAGGCCGAAGGCGGCCCGGGCACTCCCGGAGTCGACGGCAGCGCTGACCCGACTCGAACGGATGCCGCAGACCTGGGTCGCCTTCGTCTCCGGCCGGCCGCTCTCCAGCCTGGAGATCGTCACGGAGGCCGACGAGGACGCCTTGCTGATCGGATCGCACGGTGTCGAGATCCGGTTCGGTCGCGACGGTGTCTCCCTCGACCTCAGTGCCGAGGAGAGTGCCACCCTCGCCCGCCTGGGTGAGGTGCTCGGTGCGCTCGTCGAGGCCACGCCCGGCACGCGCCTCGAGGTGAAGCCGGTCGGGTTCGGCGTGCACTACCGGCTTCTGGAGGCGGGAGCCGGTGCGGATGTGGTGGCCGCCGCATCCCGGGCCGCCGCCGGTGTCAGCGGGAGCCTCACCGTTCGCGACGGCAAGGACATCGTCGAGTTCTCTGTGCGCGGCGCCGACAAAGGTGACGGGATCGAGCGGCTGCGCGAATACACCGGCGCGACGGCCGTGCTGTTCGCGGGTGACGACGTGACCGACGAAGACGGCTTCCGAGTGCTCCGCCCGGGCGACGGCGACGTGGGTGTGAAGGTCGGCGACGGCGATTCCGCGGCGCAGTACCGTGTCACCGATGAGAAGGCGATCTCCGCCCTGCTCACCCTGCTCGCAGACGCCCGCGCCGCCCACCGCTGA
- the ilvD gene encoding dihydroxy-acid dehydratase produces MPDIDWKPRSRVVTDGIEATTSRGMLRAVGMGDADWEKPQIGIASSWNEITPCNLSLDRLAQGAKEGVHSGGGYPLQFGTISVSDGISMGHEGMHFSLVSREVIADSVETVMMAERLDGTVLLAGCDKSLPGMLMAAARLDLAAVFLYAGSIAPGWVKLSDGTEKDVTIIDSFEAVGACKAGKMSEEDLKRIECAIAPGEGACGGMYTANTMASVAEALGMSLPGSAAPPSADRRRDYFAHRSGEAVVNLLKLGITARDILTKKAFENAIAVAMAFGGSTNVVLHLLAIAREAEVDLTIDDFNRIGDKVPHIGDLKPFGKYVMNDVDRHGGVPVVMKALLDAGLLHGDCLTVTGKTVAENLAEINPPAPDGEVLRTLDNPIHETGGITILKGSFAPEGAVVKTAGFDAEVFEGPARVFERERAAMDALTDGKIAAGDVVIIRYEGPKGGPGMREMLAITAAIKGAGLGKDVLLLTDGRFSGGTTGLCIGHIAPEAVDAGPIAFVRDGDLIRVDIAARSLDLLVDESELTARREGWAPLPPRYTRGVLAKYSKLVHSAAEGAITG; encoded by the coding sequence ATGCCAGACATCGATTGGAAACCGCGATCGCGCGTTGTCACTGACGGAATCGAAGCCACCACCAGCCGCGGAATGCTCCGCGCGGTCGGGATGGGCGACGCGGACTGGGAGAAGCCGCAGATCGGCATCGCGAGTTCGTGGAACGAGATCACGCCGTGCAATCTGTCGCTCGACCGTCTGGCCCAGGGCGCCAAAGAGGGCGTGCACTCCGGCGGAGGGTACCCGCTGCAGTTCGGCACCATCTCCGTCTCCGACGGCATTTCGATGGGCCACGAGGGGATGCACTTCTCGCTGGTCTCCCGCGAAGTCATCGCCGACTCGGTCGAGACGGTGATGATGGCCGAGCGCCTCGACGGCACCGTGCTGCTCGCCGGCTGCGACAAGTCGCTCCCGGGCATGCTGATGGCTGCTGCCCGTCTCGACCTCGCCGCAGTCTTCCTCTATGCCGGATCGATCGCACCCGGTTGGGTGAAGCTGTCGGACGGCACCGAGAAAGACGTCACGATCATCGATTCCTTCGAAGCCGTCGGCGCCTGCAAGGCGGGCAAGATGAGCGAGGAAGACCTCAAGCGCATCGAATGCGCCATCGCCCCGGGCGAGGGCGCCTGCGGCGGCATGTACACCGCGAACACCATGGCCTCCGTGGCCGAAGCGCTCGGGATGAGCCTGCCGGGTTCGGCAGCGCCGCCCTCGGCCGACCGCCGTCGCGACTACTTCGCGCACCGCAGCGGCGAGGCCGTCGTCAACCTGTTGAAGCTCGGCATCACGGCCCGCGACATCCTCACGAAGAAGGCGTTCGAGAACGCGATCGCCGTCGCGATGGCGTTCGGGGGCTCGACCAATGTCGTGCTGCACCTGCTGGCGATCGCCCGTGAGGCCGAGGTCGACCTCACGATCGACGACTTCAACCGCATCGGCGACAAAGTGCCCCACATCGGCGACCTGAAGCCGTTCGGCAAGTACGTCATGAACGACGTCGACCGTCACGGCGGGGTCCCCGTCGTCATGAAGGCACTGCTGGACGCAGGGCTCCTGCACGGCGACTGCCTCACCGTCACCGGCAAGACCGTGGCGGAGAATCTGGCGGAGATCAACCCGCCCGCGCCGGACGGCGAGGTGCTGCGCACGCTCGACAACCCCATCCACGAGACCGGCGGCATCACGATCCTCAAGGGCTCCTTCGCTCCCGAAGGCGCCGTCGTGAAGACCGCTGGGTTCGACGCCGAGGTGTTCGAGGGCCCGGCACGGGTGTTCGAGCGCGAACGGGCCGCCATGGATGCGCTCACCGACGGCAAGATCGCCGCCGGCGACGTCGTGATCATCCGCTACGAAGGACCGAAGGGCGGCCCCGGAATGCGCGAGATGCTCGCCATCACCGCGGCCATCAAGGGAGCGGGCCTCGGCAAGGATGTACTACTATTGACAGACGGACGATTCTCAGGCGGCACAACCGGCCTCTGCATCGGCCACATAGCACCCGAAGCGGTGGACGCAGGTCCAATCGCCTTCGTGCGCGATGGTGATCTGATACGGGTCGATATCGCGGCTCGCTCCCTCGACCTACTTGTCGACGAGTCTGAGCTGACAGCCCGCCGTGAAGGCTGGGCGCCGCTTCCCCCGCGCTATACCCGTGGCGTTCTCGCAAAATACTCCAAGCTCGTGCACTCCGCCGCGGAGGGCGCGATCACCGGGTAG
- a CDS encoding acetolactate synthase large subunit, with product MSSEPTPVLPSATPGKASPELLTGSQSVVRTLELLGVESVFGLPGGAILPIYDAIMDSTKIRHVLVRHEQGAGHAAEGFAASSGKVGVAMATSGPGATNLVTAIMDAHMDSVPVVFITGQVFSTLMGTDAFQEADIVGITMPITKHSFLVKDASEIPSTIAAAYHIAGTGRPGPVLVDITKDAQQNTVPFVWPPKIDLPGYRPITKAHGKQILAAAQLLAEAKKPILYVGGGVIRSRASKELLELAEVTGAPITTTLMARGAFPDSHPQHLGMPGMHGTVPAVLALQESDLIVSLGARFDDRVTGNTSLFAPNAKVVHVDIDPAEISKIRVADVPIVGDAKDVIVDLTAAFKDATREVKPDTVEWWTYLNGLREEFPLGYSPTSDGLLAPQYVIQRIGELTGPEGVFAAGVGQHQMWAAQFIKYERPNSWLNSGGAGTMGYSVPAAMGAKVAQPDRTVWAIDGDGCFQMTNQELATCRINNIPIKVAIINNSSLGMVRQWQTLFYDGRYSNTDLNTGHDTIRVPDFVKLAEAYDALGIRVTKEEEVDAAIKLALETNDRPVVIDFVVSADAMVWPMVPQGVSNSYVQYAKDHSPAFEEE from the coding sequence ATGTCCTCGGAACCAACACCCGTGTTGCCGTCCGCGACGCCTGGAAAGGCATCGCCTGAACTCCTGACGGGCTCCCAGTCCGTCGTCCGCACCCTCGAACTCCTCGGAGTGGAGAGCGTCTTCGGCCTGCCCGGCGGCGCCATCCTGCCCATCTACGACGCGATCATGGACTCCACGAAGATCCGTCACGTGCTCGTCCGCCACGAACAGGGCGCCGGCCACGCCGCCGAAGGCTTCGCGGCCTCGAGCGGCAAGGTCGGGGTGGCGATGGCCACCTCCGGTCCCGGCGCCACGAATCTCGTCACGGCGATCATGGACGCCCACATGGACTCCGTTCCGGTGGTCTTCATCACCGGACAAGTCTTCTCGACCCTGATGGGAACCGACGCCTTCCAGGAAGCCGACATCGTCGGCATCACCATGCCGATCACGAAGCACTCGTTCCTCGTGAAGGACGCCTCGGAGATCCCCTCCACGATCGCAGCGGCCTACCACATCGCCGGGACGGGTCGTCCCGGCCCGGTGCTCGTGGACATCACCAAGGACGCACAGCAGAACACCGTGCCGTTCGTCTGGCCGCCCAAGATCGATCTGCCGGGGTACCGGCCGATCACGAAGGCGCACGGCAAGCAGATCCTCGCGGCGGCCCAACTGCTCGCCGAGGCCAAGAAGCCGATCCTCTACGTCGGCGGTGGCGTCATCCGTTCCCGCGCGTCGAAGGAGCTGCTCGAGCTGGCGGAGGTGACCGGGGCGCCGATCACCACGACGCTGATGGCCCGTGGCGCGTTCCCCGACTCCCACCCGCAGCACCTCGGCATGCCCGGGATGCACGGCACCGTTCCAGCGGTGCTCGCGCTGCAGGAGTCTGACCTCATCGTCTCGCTCGGTGCGCGATTCGACGACCGGGTGACCGGCAACACTTCGTTGTTCGCACCGAATGCGAAGGTCGTGCACGTCGACATCGACCCGGCCGAGATCTCGAAGATCCGGGTCGCCGACGTTCCCATCGTCGGCGATGCCAAGGATGTCATCGTCGATCTGACCGCGGCGTTCAAGGACGCCACCCGCGAGGTCAAACCCGACACGGTCGAGTGGTGGACATATCTGAACGGGCTCCGCGAGGAGTTCCCGCTCGGCTACTCGCCGACGAGCGACGGCCTGCTCGCGCCCCAGTATGTGATCCAGCGCATCGGGGAACTCACCGGGCCGGAGGGCGTCTTCGCCGCCGGTGTCGGCCAGCACCAGATGTGGGCGGCGCAGTTCATCAAGTATGAGCGGCCCAATTCCTGGCTCAACTCCGGCGGCGCCGGCACGATGGGCTACTCCGTTCCAGCAGCGATGGGCGCCAAGGTCGCCCAGCCCGATCGAACGGTGTGGGCGATCGACGGTGACGGCTGCTTCCAGATGACCAACCAGGAGCTCGCCACCTGCCGCATCAACAACATCCCGATCAAGGTGGCGATCATCAACAACTCGTCGCTCGGCATGGTGCGGCAGTGGCAGACCCTGTTCTACGACGGCCGGTACTCCAACACCGATCTGAACACCGGTCACGACACCATCCGCGTGCCCGACTTCGTGAAGCTCGCCGAGGCGTATGACGCCCTCGGCATCCGCGTCACGAAGGAGGAGGAGGTGGATGCGGCCATCAAGCTCGCCCTCGAGACGAACGACCGCCCCGTGGTGATCGACTTCGTGGTGAGCGCGGATGCGATGGTCTGGCCGATGGTCCCCCAGGGGGTCAGCAACAGCTATGTGCAGTACGCCAAAGATCACAGTCCCGCATTCGAGGAGGAGTAA
- the ilvN gene encoding acetolactate synthase small subunit, translating to MSTHVLSLLVEDKPGLLTRVAGLFARRGFNIESLAVGASELEGLSRITVVVDVEELPLEQVTKQLNKLINVIKIVELDPAQSVQREHLLIKVRVDNTTRSQVLEAVNLFRARVVDVATDALVIEVTGDSGKTQALLKVLEPYGIKEMAQSGLLAIGRGSKSITERVFKN from the coding sequence ATGAGCACGCACGTTCTGTCCCTCCTCGTCGAGGACAAACCTGGTCTGCTGACCCGCGTCGCCGGCCTGTTCGCCCGGCGCGGCTTCAACATCGAGTCGCTCGCCGTCGGCGCCAGCGAACTCGAAGGCCTCTCCCGCATCACCGTCGTGGTCGACGTGGAGGAGCTTCCGCTCGAGCAGGTGACCAAACAGCTCAACAAACTGATCAATGTGATCAAGATCGTCGAGCTCGACCCGGCCCAGTCCGTTCAGCGCGAGCACCTGCTGATCAAGGTGCGTGTCGACAACACGACGCGCTCCCAGGTGCTCGAAGCGGTGAACCTGTTCCGCGCCCGTGTCGTCGATGTGGCGACGGATGCGTTGGTGATCGAGGTCACCGGCGACAGCGGCAAGACCCAGGCACTGCTCAAGGTGCTCGAACCCTACGGCATCAAAGAGATGGCGCAGTCCGGCCTTCTCGCGATCGGTCGCGGATCGAAATCCATCACCGAGCGCGTCTTCAAGAACTAA
- the ilvC gene encoding ketol-acid reductoisomerase: MAEIYYDNDADLSIIQGKKVAVIGYGSQGHAHAQNLRDSGVEVVIGLKAGSKSKPKAEEAGFQVLSAAEAAAWADVIVILAPDQVQRHLYADDIQPNLSEGNALVFGHGFNIRFGYIEAPEGVDVIMVAPKGPGHTVRREYEAGRGVPVIVAVEKDATGNAWPLVLSYAKGIGGLRAGGIKTTFTEETETDLFGEQAVLCGGVSQLVQYGFETLTEAGYQPQVAYFEVLHELKLIVDLMWEGGIAKQRWSVSDTAEYGDYVSGPRVIDPHVKENMQAVLADIQSGAFAERFIADQDAGAPEFLALRAKGEQHPIEATGRELRKLFAWNASNDDDYVDGEVAR; this comes from the coding sequence GTGGCTGAGATCTACTACGACAACGACGCTGATCTGTCGATCATCCAGGGCAAGAAGGTCGCCGTCATCGGCTACGGCTCGCAGGGCCACGCCCACGCGCAGAACCTGCGCGACTCGGGCGTCGAGGTCGTCATCGGTCTGAAGGCGGGCTCGAAGTCGAAGCCCAAGGCCGAAGAGGCCGGCTTCCAGGTGCTGAGCGCCGCCGAGGCCGCCGCCTGGGCCGACGTCATCGTCATCCTCGCTCCGGACCAGGTGCAGCGCCACCTGTACGCCGACGACATCCAGCCGAACCTGAGCGAGGGCAACGCGCTCGTCTTCGGCCACGGCTTCAACATCCGCTTCGGTTACATCGAGGCGCCCGAGGGCGTCGACGTGATCATGGTCGCCCCGAAGGGCCCGGGCCACACCGTTCGCCGCGAGTACGAGGCCGGCCGTGGCGTGCCCGTGATCGTCGCCGTCGAGAAGGATGCGACCGGCAACGCCTGGCCGCTCGTCCTCAGCTACGCCAAGGGCATCGGCGGGCTTCGCGCCGGCGGCATCAAGACCACCTTCACCGAAGAGACCGAGACCGACCTGTTCGGTGAGCAGGCCGTGCTCTGCGGCGGTGTCTCGCAGCTCGTCCAGTACGGTTTCGAGACCCTGACCGAGGCCGGCTACCAGCCGCAGGTCGCCTACTTCGAGGTGCTGCACGAGCTCAAGCTCATCGTGGACCTCATGTGGGAGGGTGGCATCGCCAAGCAGCGTTGGAGCGTCTCCGACACGGCCGAGTACGGCGACTACGTCTCGGGCCCGCGCGTCATCGACCCGCACGTGAAGGAGAACATGCAGGCCGTTCTCGCCGACATCCAGTCGGGTGCCTTCGCCGAGCGTTTCATCGCCGACCAGGATGCGGGCGCGCCCGAGTTCCTGGCGCTGCGTGCCAAGGGCGAGCAGCACCCGATCGAGGCCACCGGCCGCGAACTGCGCAAGCTGTTCGCCTGGAACGCGTCCAACGACGACGACTACGTGGACGGCGAGGTCGCGCGCTAA
- a CDS encoding copper homeostasis protein CutC yields MQKAVAVEIAVQDPAGVRIALDAGVDRVELCSALGIGGLTPSAGLLAAAVARARAADRSNFVHMLVRPRGGGFVYASDEVDVMIADIRGARASGAGGVVVGALDRSGAIDVDTTARLIEAADGMEFTFHRAMDAAADPLDALETLIELGVRRILTSGGAARSIDGVGMLTALAAQAAGRIQVMAGGGVRVPDLPAIAATGVDAVHLSARASVTGTVSGPGGGDDSYDVTSPDVVRDALSAVCSA; encoded by the coding sequence ATGCAGAAAGCCGTTGCGGTGGAGATCGCCGTGCAAGATCCGGCGGGCGTGCGCATTGCGCTCGACGCCGGTGTGGACCGGGTCGAGCTCTGTTCGGCGCTCGGCATCGGCGGTCTGACGCCTTCCGCGGGCCTGCTCGCCGCGGCTGTCGCCCGGGCGCGGGCGGCCGACCGCTCGAACTTCGTGCACATGCTCGTCCGGCCCCGCGGAGGTGGTTTCGTGTATGCGTCGGACGAGGTCGACGTGATGATCGCCGACATCCGCGGCGCTCGCGCATCCGGGGCCGGGGGAGTCGTCGTCGGCGCCCTCGACCGCTCCGGTGCCATCGACGTCGACACGACCGCGCGCCTGATCGAGGCGGCCGACGGTATGGAGTTCACCTTCCACCGGGCGATGGACGCCGCGGCCGACCCGCTCGACGCGCTGGAGACGCTCATCGAACTCGGCGTGAGACGCATCCTCACCTCGGGCGGCGCAGCGCGCAGCATCGACGGCGTCGGGATGCTCACAGCCCTCGCCGCTCAGGCCGCCGGTCGCATCCAGGTGATGGCCGGAGGGGGAGTGCGCGTGCCCGATCTGCCGGCGATCGCGGCGACCGGTGTCGACGCCGTGCACCTGTCGGCGCGGGCTTCCGTCACCGGAACCGTCAGCGGACCCGGGGGAGGCGACGACTCGTACGACGTGACGTCGCCCGACGTCGTGCGCGATGCCCTGTCGGCGGTGTGCTCGGCCTGA
- a CDS encoding DoxX family protein, translating into MTAFEILQLVLRILLACVFVAMGVSHFLPGPRRAMARMIPPRMRWSGALRPAVLVAVTGVCEIAGGIGLLVPWTRVAAAIALAVFLVAVFPANAYAARHPETFGRFATPLVPRLIGQLVLIALCIVVAL; encoded by the coding sequence GTGACCGCCTTCGAGATTCTCCAGCTCGTCCTCCGCATCCTGCTCGCCTGCGTGTTCGTGGCCATGGGCGTTTCGCACTTCCTGCCCGGCCCGCGCCGTGCCATGGCGAGGATGATCCCGCCTCGGATGCGCTGGTCGGGCGCGCTGCGCCCGGCCGTTCTCGTCGCCGTCACCGGGGTGTGCGAGATCGCCGGCGGCATCGGGCTCCTCGTACCGTGGACTCGAGTGGCGGCGGCCATCGCCCTCGCGGTCTTCCTCGTCGCGGTGTTCCCCGCGAATGCGTATGCGGCCCGGCACCCCGAGACGTTCGGGCGCTTCGCAACGCCGCTCGTCCCGCGTCTGATCGGCCAGCTCGTACTCATTGCGCTCTGCATCGTCGTGGCGCTCTGA
- the serA gene encoding phosphoglycerate dehydrogenase, which translates to MTKPVVLIAEELSPATVDALGPDFEIRSVDGTDRPALLAAVADADAILVRSATKVDAEVIAAAPKLRVVARAGVGLDNVDIKSATTAGVMVVNAPTSNIISAAELTVGHILSLARHIPAAHNALAQGQWKRSKYTGTEVYEKTVGIIGLGRIGALITARLQAFGTKVIAFDPYVTSARAQQLGVQLVTLDELLAEADFITIHMPKTAETTGMISDDQLALMKPTSYIVNVARGGLIDEDALYRALSTNSIAGAGLDVFVSEPPTDSPLLALENVVVTPHLGASTGEAQEKAGVSVAKSVRLALSGELVPDAVNVAGGVIDPYVRPGIPLVEKLGQVFSGLAHSPLTSVDVEVRGELVDYDVSVLKLAALKGIFTNVVSETVSYVNAPLLAEQRGIEVRLITDSVSEEYRNLITLRGALSDGSQVSVSGTLTGTKQIEKVVEINGYDVEVPIAEHLIVMVYDDRPGIVAVYGHEFGEAEINIAGMQIARTSAGGKALSVLTVDSRIPDGLLEKVRVAIDADLLQEIDITES; encoded by the coding sequence GTGACAAAGCCGGTCGTGCTGATCGCCGAAGAACTCTCGCCCGCCACCGTCGACGCCCTCGGGCCCGACTTCGAGATCCGTTCTGTCGACGGAACCGATCGCCCGGCGCTGCTCGCCGCGGTCGCGGACGCCGACGCGATCCTCGTGCGCTCCGCCACCAAGGTCGACGCCGAAGTGATCGCCGCCGCTCCAAAACTTCGCGTCGTCGCGCGCGCGGGCGTCGGCCTCGACAACGTCGACATCAAGTCGGCCACCACGGCCGGCGTCATGGTCGTGAACGCCCCGACCTCCAACATCATCTCGGCCGCCGAGCTCACCGTCGGCCACATCCTGAGCCTCGCCCGCCACATCCCCGCTGCGCACAACGCGCTTGCCCAGGGGCAGTGGAAGCGCTCGAAGTACACCGGCACCGAGGTGTACGAGAAGACGGTCGGCATCATCGGTCTCGGCCGCATCGGTGCCCTCATCACGGCGCGACTGCAGGCCTTCGGAACCAAGGTCATCGCCTTCGACCCGTATGTGACCTCGGCCCGCGCCCAGCAGCTGGGTGTGCAGCTGGTGACCCTCGACGAGCTCCTCGCTGAGGCCGACTTCATCACCATCCACATGCCGAAGACCGCCGAGACCACGGGCATGATCAGCGACGACCAGCTCGCGCTCATGAAGCCGACCTCATACATCGTGAATGTCGCCCGAGGTGGCCTGATCGACGAAGATGCGCTGTATCGCGCCCTCTCCACCAACTCGATCGCCGGTGCCGGCCTCGACGTGTTCGTGAGCGAGCCGCCCACTGACTCGCCCCTGCTCGCGCTGGAGAACGTCGTCGTCACGCCCCACCTCGGCGCTTCCACCGGTGAAGCCCAGGAGAAGGCGGGCGTCTCGGTGGCCAAGTCGGTGCGGCTCGCGCTGTCCGGTGAGCTCGTTCCGGACGCGGTCAACGTCGCCGGCGGCGTGATCGACCCGTATGTGCGCCCTGGAATCCCGCTCGTGGAGAAGCTCGGACAGGTGTTCTCCGGCCTCGCCCACAGCCCGCTGACCAGTGTGGACGTCGAGGTGCGCGGCGAGCTCGTCGACTACGACGTGAGCGTGCTCAAGCTGGCGGCTCTGAAGGGCATCTTCACCAACGTGGTGAGCGAGACAGTCTCCTACGTGAACGCGCCGCTGCTCGCCGAGCAGCGGGGCATCGAGGTGCGTCTGATCACCGATTCGGTGAGCGAGGAGTACCGCAACCTCATCACCCTACGCGGCGCCCTCAGCGATGGCTCGCAGGTGTCGGTGTCGGGAACGCTCACCGGCACGAAGCAGATCGAGAAGGTCGTCGAGATCAACGGTTACGACGTGGAGGTGCCGATCGCCGAGCACCTGATCGTCATGGTCTACGACGACCGCCCCGGCATCGTGGCGGTCTACGGCCACGAGTTCGGCGAGGCCGAGATCAACATCGCGGGCATGCAGATCGCCCGCACCTCGGCCGGCGGCAAGGCGCTCAGCGTGCTCACGGTGGACTCGCGCATCCCGGACGGGCTGCTGGAGAAGGTGCGGGTCGCGATCGACGCCGACCTCCTGCAGGAGATCGACATCACGGAGTCCTGA
- a CDS encoding YciI family protein, protein MSDEYVVLIQEATWDPASMTPEQWEAGMAGHRAFQDAVEAAGERVTASNALQAPSAATKITISDGKPVFTDGPFGETREVVTGFYGFTAKTPEQARELAALVPTSGWIELYPVLVLSSVS, encoded by the coding sequence ATGTCTGACGAATACGTGGTCCTCATCCAGGAAGCCACCTGGGACCCGGCATCGATGACGCCCGAGCAGTGGGAAGCCGGCATGGCCGGCCACCGCGCGTTCCAGGACGCCGTCGAGGCGGCCGGCGAACGGGTCACCGCGAGCAACGCCCTCCAGGCGCCGTCGGCGGCGACCAAGATCACGATCAGCGACGGCAAGCCCGTCTTCACCGATGGGCCGTTCGGCGAGACGCGTGAAGTCGTGACCGGGTTCTACGGCTTCACGGCCAAGACCCCGGAGCAGGCGCGAGAGCTTGCCGCCCTCGTGCCGACGAGCGGCTGGATCGAGCTCTACCCTGTGCTCGTGCTGAGTTCTGTCAGCTGA